A DNA window from Candidatus Roseilinea sp. contains the following coding sequences:
- a CDS encoding epimerase, translated as MKLGVAGQLARPDEPNAVLLPPDWRTIDAAATRRVRQAGFRGAQLFIQRPLEADPQEVRRVKRAFDAAGLEVAQVNGWYEPLCSYDDAARAQGVRGMQALVRIGRMVDAPSVYVRPGGHNPNGHWYAHPENHSARTFDKIVDSLRQICAVAQAEGVPVAVEGHVLSALDTPRRVRDLFDAVGSPMLKFNYDPVNFVGTVRQVHDTASVLNELYDLLGRDMVAAHAKDCRLTDQLVVHIEEVVPGAGVLDYALFMRRFQAACPEGYFIIEHLPNALVPQARDFVQAMARRYGIPLAC; from the coding sequence ATGAAACTCGGCGTTGCCGGCCAACTGGCTCGCCCTGATGAACCCAATGCGGTGCTCCTACCACCGGACTGGCGGACGATTGACGCAGCGGCGACGCGGCGCGTGCGCCAAGCCGGATTTCGCGGCGCGCAATTATTCATTCAGCGCCCGCTGGAAGCCGACCCGCAGGAGGTGCGGCGGGTAAAGCGCGCCTTCGATGCAGCCGGCCTCGAAGTGGCGCAGGTGAACGGTTGGTACGAGCCGCTGTGCAGCTACGACGATGCTGCGCGCGCGCAGGGCGTGCGCGGCATGCAGGCGCTGGTGCGCATCGGGCGGATGGTGGATGCGCCCAGCGTCTATGTCCGCCCGGGGGGACACAACCCAAACGGTCACTGGTATGCCCATCCGGAAAATCACTCCGCGCGCACGTTCGACAAAATCGTGGACAGCCTACGCCAGATATGCGCTGTGGCACAAGCCGAGGGGGTGCCGGTGGCCGTTGAAGGACACGTGCTCTCGGCGCTCGACACGCCCCGGCGCGTGCGCGACTTGTTCGACGCAGTGGGTTCGCCGATGCTGAAGTTCAACTACGATCCGGTCAACTTCGTCGGCACGGTGAGGCAGGTGCACGACACGGCAAGCGTGCTGAACGAGCTCTATGATCTGCTGGGGCGCGACATGGTGGCGGCGCATGCTAAGGATTGCCGCCTGACCGACCAGCTCGTCGTGCACATCGAAGAAGTCGTGCCCGGCGCCGGCGTGCTGGACTACGCGCTGTTCATGCGCCGCTTTCAAGCAGCCTGCCCGGAGGGCTATTTCATCATTGAGCATCTGCCCAATGCGCTTGTGCCACAGGCGCGCGACTTTGTTCAGGCGATGGCCCGTCGCTATGGCATCCCCCTGGCGTGCTAA
- a CDS encoding peptide ABC transporter permease, which translates to MATQNPTVQGATSAHAATTRGTTTMTYKPLSPTQLAWRRFQRNRLAIIGLFIVLIFIATGVLAPVISPFPYDKTNLFKTWLPPGRDPAHVLGTDELGRDLLSRLIWGARVSLVVSLAATAIVVALALLFGFLSGYFGGAWDYLLNRVFEVIGALPGLLFQILLMLLIGNGILQVTIAISILGWPGLARLVRAQVLTYKERDFVSAARSLGATTPFILVRHLLPNIINPLIVAISFAIPGFIGAEAGLSFLGYGINDPLPSWGKMVGAIGRYLSSPNYLYVGVIPTLALALLVMGFSFLGDGLRDALDPSSDRARL; encoded by the coding sequence ATGGCGACGCAGAACCCCACGGTGCAAGGCGCGACCTCCGCCCACGCGGCCACCACACGAGGCACGACGACGATGACTTACAAGCCGCTTTCGCCGACGCAGTTGGCCTGGCGGCGATTCCAACGCAACCGACTGGCCATCATCGGCTTGTTCATCGTGCTGATATTCATCGCCACCGGTGTGCTCGCGCCGGTCATCTCGCCCTTTCCCTACGACAAGACCAACTTGTTCAAGACGTGGCTGCCACCTGGCCGTGACCCGGCACATGTGCTGGGCACCGACGAACTTGGGCGCGATCTGCTCAGCCGCCTGATCTGGGGGGCGCGCGTCAGCCTGGTTGTTTCGCTCGCTGCGACCGCCATTGTCGTAGCGCTCGCTCTGCTCTTCGGATTCCTCTCAGGCTACTTCGGCGGCGCATGGGATTACCTGCTCAACCGCGTGTTCGAAGTGATTGGCGCGCTGCCGGGCTTGCTCTTTCAAATCCTCCTGATGCTGCTGATTGGCAACGGCATCTTACAAGTCACGATTGCCATCTCGATACTCGGCTGGCCGGGGCTAGCACGCCTGGTGCGTGCACAAGTGCTAACCTACAAAGAGCGCGACTTCGTGAGCGCAGCGCGCAGCCTGGGCGCAACGACGCCTTTCATCTTAGTGCGGCACTTGCTGCCCAACATCATCAACCCGCTCATCGTGGCGATCAGCTTCGCCATTCCCGGCTTCATCGGCGCCGAAGCCGGCTTGAGCTTCCTGGGCTACGGCATCAACGATCCATTGCCGAGCTGGGGCAAAATGGTCGGCGCGATCGGCCGCTACCTCTCCAGCCCGAACTATCTCTACGTCGGCGTCATCCCCACCCTCGCCCTGGCGCTGTTGGTGATGGGATTCTCCTTCCTCGGCGACGGTCTACGCGACGCGCTCGATCCATCATCCGACCGCGCACGGCTATAG
- a CDS encoding peptide ABC transporter permease, whose product MARYILGRLAGLIFVLLTVSFLTFFLMYNTPGGPFDELNQPLSPEAKANMMRKYGLDQPFYVNWWNWLTKAVQGDFGMSYYYPNTRVIDLFSKYWGSSLMLGFLSVAWSFPLGVVLGVIAALKRNTIVDQVITTLALATVTIPIISLIFFGIAVFVIGLKWFGFNNGQPLYQQPPNAWVLPAFIFGLGTVGSLTRYTRSGMLDVLGHDYIRTARAKGLRYSVVIMKHAMRNMLIPLVTIFGPVLANAITGSTFVEITFAIPGIGRFFLESIYTRDYPVIIFTVIITATILTISNLLIDIAYTLIDPRVRLGGGH is encoded by the coding sequence ATGGCGAGATATATCTTAGGCCGTTTGGCCGGGCTGATTTTCGTGCTGCTCACCGTCTCGTTCTTGACGTTTTTTTTAATGTACAACACGCCCGGCGGCCCCTTTGACGAACTCAATCAGCCGCTATCGCCTGAAGCCAAAGCCAACATGATGCGCAAGTACGGGTTAGACCAACCGTTCTACGTGAACTGGTGGAATTGGCTCACCAAGGCGGTGCAGGGCGACTTTGGCATGTCCTATTACTACCCCAACACGCGGGTGATTGACCTGTTCTCCAAGTATTGGGGGTCGAGCTTGATGTTGGGCTTTCTGTCGGTGGCATGGAGCTTTCCGCTCGGCGTCGTGCTCGGCGTGATCGCCGCGCTCAAACGCAACACCATCGTGGATCAAGTCATCACCACGCTTGCGCTGGCCACCGTTACCATACCGATCATCTCGTTGATCTTCTTCGGCATCGCCGTCTTCGTCATCGGGCTGAAGTGGTTCGGCTTCAACAACGGCCAGCCGCTGTATCAACAGCCCCCCAATGCGTGGGTGTTGCCGGCGTTTATCTTCGGCCTGGGCACGGTCGGTTCGCTCACGCGCTACACGCGCTCCGGCATGCTGGACGTGCTCGGCCATGACTACATCCGCACCGCACGCGCTAAAGGGCTGCGCTACTCCGTCGTCATCATGAAGCACGCCATGCGCAACATGCTCATCCCGCTGGTCACCATCTTCGGCCCGGTGCTGGCCAACGCGATCACCGGCTCGACGTTCGTCGAGATCACCTTCGCCATCCCCGGCATCGGGCGTTTCTTCCTGGAGAGCATCTACACCCGTGACTACCCCGTCATCATCTTCACAGTCATCATCACGGCAACGATTTTGACGATCAGCAACTTATTGATCGACATTGCCTACACGCTGATCGATCCGCGCGTCCGATTAGGAGGAGGGCACTGA
- a CDS encoding NAD(+) synthase has protein sequence MLRVAAIVPALRVADVAFNARATIAALEVARAQECVLAVCPELGITGYTCGDLFRQTSLLEAAQAGLLQVAEAAGRIGIAAVLGLPISLDGRVFNCAAFVSDGRVLGFVPKTYLPNYSEFYEQRWFSSAQWATAQHVMLDGQAVPFGADLLFVAEDMPDCVLGIEICEDLWAVEPPSGPMARAGATVLLNPSASPEQLGKADYRRDLVRQQSARCIAGYLYAGSGPGESTTDVVYSGHALVCENGQLLAETERFRFDTQVAIADLDLQRLRHDRWLNTTYRSAGGSHAFRMIPFRLGDAQTNILWRALRRPISQMPFVPSDRAARAQHCREIFAIQSTGLAKRLLHTGARRVTLGVSGGLDSTLALLVTARAFDKLGLPREGITAITMPGFGTTERTRGNAWALMQALGVTAREIPIHMAVGQHFADIGHDPDQHDVTYENAQARERTQILMDVANQIGGFVVGTGDLSELALGWATFNGDHMSMYHVNAGVPKTLVRYMVDWCADEEFSGETSRVLRDISASPITPELLPLKDGRLQQETEATIGPYVLHDFFLFYHMRYGYAPRKVFFLARHAFGSPSGRGYDDETILRWLRVFYRRFFSQQFKRSAMPDGPKVGSVALSPRGDWRMPSDAQAAWWESDVEAVQKALALPAGA, from the coding sequence ATGCTGCGCGTCGCGGCGATTGTGCCGGCCTTGCGCGTTGCCGACGTGGCGTTCAACGCGCGCGCGACTATCGCCGCGCTGGAGGTGGCGCGGGCGCAGGAGTGTGTGCTGGCTGTTTGCCCTGAGCTGGGCATCACCGGCTACACCTGTGGTGACCTCTTCCGGCAAACCAGCTTGCTGGAAGCAGCGCAGGCTGGCTTGCTACAGGTGGCAGAAGCAGCCGGGCGGATCGGCATCGCCGCAGTCTTGGGTCTGCCCATCTCGCTGGACGGGCGTGTGTTCAACTGCGCAGCGTTCGTGAGCGACGGGCGCGTGCTGGGTTTCGTGCCCAAAACTTACCTGCCGAACTACAGCGAGTTCTACGAGCAGCGCTGGTTCAGTTCGGCGCAATGGGCCACCGCGCAACACGTCATGCTCGACGGCCAGGCCGTGCCCTTCGGCGCCGACCTGCTGTTCGTCGCTGAGGATATGCCGGACTGTGTGCTCGGTATCGAAATCTGTGAAGACTTGTGGGCGGTCGAGCCGCCCAGCGGCCCCATGGCCCGCGCCGGTGCCACGGTGCTGCTCAACCCATCGGCCAGCCCAGAACAACTCGGCAAGGCGGACTACCGGCGCGACCTGGTGCGACAGCAATCGGCGCGCTGCATCGCCGGCTACCTGTATGCGGGATCGGGGCCGGGTGAATCTACCACCGACGTAGTGTATAGCGGGCATGCGCTGGTGTGCGAGAACGGCCAACTGTTGGCCGAGACCGAGCGCTTTCGCTTCGACACTCAAGTCGCCATCGCCGATCTCGATCTACAACGCCTGCGCCATGACCGCTGGCTCAACACCACCTACCGGTCAGCCGGTGGGTCGCATGCCTTTCGCATGATTCCCTTTCGCCTGGGCGATGCTCAGACCAACATCTTGTGGCGCGCGCTGCGTCGGCCGATCTCGCAAATGCCGTTCGTGCCAAGCGATCGGGCGGCGCGCGCTCAGCACTGTCGCGAAATCTTCGCCATTCAGTCCACCGGCCTGGCCAAGCGACTGCTGCACACTGGCGCGCGCCGGGTGACCCTCGGCGTCTCCGGCGGGCTGGATTCGACGCTGGCGCTGCTCGTGACGGCGCGCGCCTTTGACAAGCTCGGCCTGCCGCGCGAAGGCATCACTGCCATCACGATGCCCGGGTTCGGCACCACCGAGCGCACGCGCGGCAACGCGTGGGCGCTGATGCAGGCTTTGGGCGTCACGGCGCGCGAAATTCCCATCCACATGGCTGTCGGCCAGCATTTCGCCGACATCGGCCACGACCCAGATCAACACGACGTGACCTACGAGAATGCACAGGCGCGTGAGCGCACACAGATCCTGATGGACGTGGCCAACCAGATCGGCGGCTTCGTCGTCGGCACCGGCGACCTGAGCGAGCTGGCGCTGGGCTGGGCCACCTTCAACGGCGACCACATGAGCATGTATCACGTCAACGCCGGCGTGCCGAAGACGCTGGTGCGCTACATGGTGGATTGGTGCGCCGACGAGGAGTTCAGCGGCGAGACATCGCGCGTGCTGCGCGACATCAGCGCCTCGCCCATCACGCCCGAGCTGCTGCCGCTGAAGGACGGCCGGCTGCAACAAGAGACCGAAGCGACCATCGGCCCCTACGTGTTGCACGACTTCTTCCTGTTCTATCATATGCGCTACGGCTATGCGCCGCGCAAGGTGTTCTTCTTGGCGCGTCACGCGTTCGGTAGTCCATCGGGGCGCGGCTATGATGATGAAACAATCCTCAGGTGGCTGCGCGTGTTCTACCGGCGGTTCTTCTCGCAGCAGTTCAAGCGCAGCGCCATGCCCGACGGGCCAAAGGTCGGCTCGGTAGCGCTGTCGCCGCGCGGCGACTGGCGCATGCCCAGCGACGCTCAGGCGGCATGGTGGGAGAGCGATGTTGAGGCAGTGCAAAAGGCGCTGGCGTTGCCGGCGGGCGCCTAA
- the tag gene encoding DNA-3-methyladenine glycosylase I produces the protein MASYCEYVRSPRAHPIHRWYHDHEHGFPVHDDNALFERLVLEINQAGLSWDVVLRKLEHFRRAYSGFDVDAVAAYGEADRARLLADPGIVRNRLKINAAIENAQRIVALRANYGSFQGWLEAHHPLRREEWVKRFKQNFVFTGSEIVNEFLMSTGYLPGAHDEDCPIFARIAALCPPWMRASR, from the coding sequence GTGGCGAGCTACTGCGAATATGTGCGCTCGCCCAGGGCGCACCCGATCCATCGCTGGTATCACGATCACGAGCACGGGTTCCCTGTGCACGATGACAACGCCTTGTTCGAGCGACTGGTGTTGGAGATCAACCAGGCCGGCCTATCGTGGGATGTGGTGCTGCGCAAGCTGGAGCATTTTCGGCGCGCCTATAGCGGGTTCGACGTGGACGCCGTCGCGGCTTACGGCGAGGCCGACCGCGCGCGTCTGCTCGCCGACCCCGGCATCGTCCGCAACCGACTGAAGATCAACGCCGCGATCGAAAATGCGCAGCGCATCGTCGCGCTGCGCGCGAACTACGGCTCATTCCAGGGATGGCTGGAGGCGCATCATCCGCTCCGCAGGGAGGAATGGGTGAAGCGCTTTAAGCAGAACTTCGTCTTCACCGGCAGCGAGATCGTCAACGAATTCCTGATGAGCACCGGCTACTTGCCAGGCGCGCACGACGAAGACTGCCCGATCTTCGCGCGCATCGCTGCCCTCTGTCCGCCCTGGATGCGTGCCTCGCGCTGA
- a CDS encoding cell wall anchor codes for MRPPLRILALSALAGAMLLSNTGVTRAVTRSACFRILHASPDAPNLDVYVNRTRVADGIAYTQFSQRRWCIAATIMLVRAFPAGADPNATAPLVSSNITLAFSRSYVIALANRLQQLQVVALENPTVPPAGRFSLRVAHLAVDVGEVDLAVTGGAVWLFNIGFPAAQTTTQPAGTHALELRAAGTPTVLAALGALTFRSRERKTIYVLAPSAATTMDATARGITAPLITFVEPDR; via the coding sequence ATGAGACCCCCGCTGCGCATCCTGGCATTGAGCGCCCTGGCGGGCGCAATGCTGCTCTCGAATACCGGCGTGACGCGCGCCGTCACTCGGTCGGCCTGTTTTCGCATTTTGCACGCCTCCCCGGATGCGCCGAATTTGGACGTGTACGTCAACCGCACGCGGGTAGCCGATGGCATCGCCTACACCCAGTTCAGCCAAAGGCGCTGGTGTATCGCGGCAACCATCATGTTGGTGCGCGCCTTCCCGGCCGGCGCCGACCCGAATGCGACTGCGCCGCTGGTGAGTTCGAACATCACCCTGGCGTTCAGCCGCAGCTACGTGATCGCGCTCGCCAACCGGCTACAGCAGTTACAGGTCGTCGCGCTGGAAAATCCGACGGTGCCGCCGGCCGGTCGGTTCAGTTTGCGTGTGGCGCATCTAGCGGTAGATGTCGGCGAGGTGGACTTGGCGGTGACGGGCGGCGCCGTGTGGCTCTTTAACATTGGCTTCCCCGCGGCGCAAACCACGACGCAACCGGCCGGCACCCACGCGCTCGAGTTGCGCGCGGCGGGAACCCCAACCGTGCTGGCTGCGCTCGGCGCGCTCACCTTCCGCTCGCGCGAGCGCAAGACGATCTACGTGCTGGCGCCAAGCGCAGCAACGACAATGGATGCCACAGCGCGGGGTATAACAGCGCCGCTGATCACCTTCGTCGAGCCCGATCGCTGA
- a CDS encoding hypothetical protein (possible pseudo, frameshifted): MLDATSGNMGIAYAMLGAALGYRVHLVIPANVTPERKVIMNAYGAEMTFTDPMAGSDGAIEKARQLYARSPEAFFYANQYDNDANWLAHYHGTAEEIWRQTQGRITHFVVALGTGGTFTGAGRRLRELNPKIRLISLQPDSPLNAIEGWKHMPTAIRPQIYDPALADENIEIATEEAHAMARQLAREAGLFVSPSAGGAVAGALRVAERLKEGVIVTLLADAGYKYVSERFW, translated from the coding sequence TTGCTGGATGCAACCAGCGGCAACATGGGCATCGCCTATGCCATGCTCGGCGCGGCACTAGGGTATCGCGTCCATCTGGTCATCCCGGCCAACGTCACCCCTGAGCGCAAGGTGATCATGAACGCCTACGGCGCGGAGATGACCTTCACCGACCCGATGGCCGGCAGCGATGGCGCCATCGAGAAGGCCCGCCAACTCTACGCGCGGTCGCCGGAGGCGTTCTTCTACGCTAACCAGTATGACAACGACGCCAACTGGCTGGCCCACTACCACGGCACCGCCGAGGAAATCTGGCGGCAGACCCAAGGGCGCATCACCCATTTCGTCGTCGCGCTGGGCACCGGCGGCACATTTACCGGCGCCGGTCGTCGCCTGCGCGAGCTGAACCCGAAGATTCGCCTAATCTCGCTCCAGCCGGATTCGCCGCTCAACGCGATCGAAGGCTGGAAGCACATGCCGACGGCGATCCGGCCGCAGATTTACGACCCGGCCTTGGCCGATGAGAACATCGAGATTGCGACCGAGGAAGCGCACGCCATGGCGCGACAACTCGCGCGCGAGGCGGGGCTGTTCGTCAGCCCTTCCGCCGGCGGCGCCGTCGCCGGCGCACTCCGCGTGGCCGAACGCCTGAAGGAAGGCGTGATCGTCACCCTCCTGGCCGACGCCGGCTACAAATACGTCAGCGAACGCTTCTGGTAA
- a CDS encoding serine hydrolase has product MSYDFSEIEAHIQGLIAHTPLNGAALSIAHRGTLIYERAFGSYSPEMRVAVASGSKWVSGAVIASLIGDGVLHLDERASDYLMGFDGDKSTITLRHLLAHTSGLPPGRAPCAGHAAHSLAACAERIALSPLVAAPGQAFAYGESAFQVIGRIAEVATGRSWSALFHERIAEPLGMTASDYGDPSADHPRVGSGLRTTLRDYSRFVRMIAAGGALDGARVLAPGLIALMHEDHTFGAPVIASPNLFPGDGYGLGVWRDSADARGQAIQVSSPGASGFTPWVDFRRGLAGVFLVCDSYRRMAAPARELQRLVRAAVEATEHSAQ; this is encoded by the coding sequence GTGAGCTATGACTTCTCCGAGATCGAGGCGCACATCCAGGGGCTGATTGCGCACACGCCGCTCAACGGCGCTGCATTGTCCATCGCCCATCGCGGCACGTTGATCTACGAACGCGCATTCGGCAGCTATTCCCCCGAGATGCGCGTCGCCGTCGCTTCGGGCTCGAAATGGGTGAGCGGAGCGGTGATTGCCTCGTTGATTGGCGATGGCGTGCTTCACCTAGACGAGCGCGCCTCGGATTACCTGATGGGCTTTGATGGCGACAAGTCCACGATCACACTGCGTCACTTGCTGGCGCACACGTCTGGCCTGCCGCCGGGACGGGCGCCGTGCGCCGGCCACGCTGCGCATTCGTTGGCCGCCTGCGCCGAGCGAATCGCGCTGTCGCCTTTGGTTGCCGCGCCAGGACAGGCTTTCGCCTATGGGGAAAGCGCGTTTCAGGTCATCGGGCGAATCGCTGAGGTGGCGACCGGCCGATCATGGTCGGCGTTGTTTCACGAGCGCATCGCCGAGCCGTTGGGGATGACGGCCAGCGACTACGGCGATCCATCCGCCGACCATCCTCGCGTCGGCAGCGGCCTGCGCACGACCCTGCGCGACTACAGCCGCTTCGTGCGCATGATTGCCGCCGGCGGCGCTCTCGACGGCGCGCGCGTGCTCGCGCCAGGGCTGATCGCGCTCATGCACGAGGATCACACGTTCGGCGCACCGGTCATCGCTTCGCCCAATCTCTTCCCCGGCGATGGGTACGGCCTGGGCGTCTGGCGGGATAGCGCCGACGCACGTGGGCAAGCCATCCAGGTGAGTAGTCCGGGCGCTAGCGGATTCACGCCGTGGGTGGACTTTCGGCGTGGCCTGGCCGGCGTCTTCCTCGTGTGCGATTCATACCGACGTATGGCTGCGCCGGCGCGCGAACTCCAACGCCTGGTGCGCGCAGCCGTGGAGGCAACGGAGCATTCGGCCCAATGA
- a CDS encoding molybdenum cofactor biosynthesis protein MoeB → MSITIRIPTPLRPYVGGAKEITGSTGTVAEVLAALSATYPELKRHLFNEEGKLRSFVNVYLGDEDIRYLQGTDTPVPDGATLSIVPSVAGGVAPVVAELSGVHLSNDEIRRYSRHLILPEIAMSGQKKLKQASVLLVGAGGLGAPAAMYLAAAGVGHLGIVDFDVVDESNLQRQIIHGQSSVGKPKLQSAAQRIKDINPFVEVTGYEEPLTSQNALRIFADYDVIVDGTDNFPARYLVNDACVLLGKPNVYGSIFRFEGQAAVFWAKHGPCYRCLYPEPPPPGLVPSCAEGGVLGVLPGVIGVIQATEAIKLITGIGEPLIGRLLLYDALEMRFRELKLRKDPACPICGERPTVRELIDYDAFCGMPSRNAATPDAGRDVPEITVHELKQRIEAGLEQTNTILVDVREPYEWQIAHLDAARLIPKGEIQNHLHELSQADEILVHCRSGARSADVVRFLIHDVGFRKVKNVKGGILAWAREIDPRMPVY, encoded by the coding sequence ATGTCAATCACCATTCGCATTCCCACCCCGCTCAGACCCTATGTAGGTGGGGCGAAAGAGATCACCGGCAGCACAGGCACCGTCGCCGAGGTGCTCGCCGCGCTAAGCGCGACCTACCCCGAGCTCAAGCGTCACCTGTTTAACGAGGAGGGCAAGTTGCGCTCGTTCGTCAACGTGTATCTCGGCGACGAGGATATCCGCTACTTGCAAGGGACGGACACGCCGGTGCCCGACGGCGCGACGTTGAGCATCGTGCCCAGCGTGGCGGGCGGCGTGGCGCCGGTTGTCGCCGAGCTAAGCGGCGTCCATCTCTCCAACGACGAGATCCGCCGCTATTCGCGCCACCTGATCTTGCCCGAGATCGCCATGAGCGGTCAAAAGAAGCTCAAACAGGCCAGCGTGCTGCTGGTTGGCGCAGGCGGGCTGGGCGCGCCAGCGGCGATGTACCTCGCCGCGGCCGGCGTCGGCCATCTCGGCATCGTGGACTTCGACGTGGTGGACGAGTCGAATTTGCAACGACAGATCATCCACGGCCAAAGCAGCGTCGGCAAGCCCAAGCTGCAGAGCGCCGCGCAGCGCATCAAGGACATCAACCCTTTCGTGGAAGTGACCGGCTACGAAGAGCCGCTGACCAGCCAGAACGCCCTGCGCATCTTCGCCGACTACGACGTGATCGTGGACGGCACCGATAACTTCCCTGCGCGCTATCTGGTCAACGACGCCTGTGTGTTGCTCGGCAAGCCGAACGTGTATGGCAGCATCTTTCGCTTCGAGGGCCAGGCTGCGGTGTTCTGGGCCAAGCACGGCCCGTGCTACCGATGCCTCTACCCGGAACCGCCGCCGCCCGGCCTGGTGCCCTCATGCGCAGAGGGCGGCGTGCTGGGCGTGCTGCCCGGCGTGATCGGCGTGATTCAGGCGACCGAGGCGATCAAGCTCATCACCGGCATCGGCGAACCGCTGATCGGCCGGCTGCTGCTCTACGACGCGCTGGAGATGCGCTTCCGCGAGCTGAAGCTGCGCAAAGATCCGGCCTGCCCCATTTGCGGCGAGCGCCCCACCGTGCGCGAGCTGATAGACTACGACGCGTTCTGCGGCATGCCGTCGCGCAACGCGGCAACGCCGGATGCCGGGCGCGATGTGCCGGAGATCACCGTGCACGAACTCAAGCAGCGCATCGAAGCCGGCTTGGAGCAGACCAACACGATCCTGGTTGACGTGCGCGAGCCATACGAATGGCAGATCGCTCACCTGGACGCTGCACGGCTCATTCCCAAAGGCGAGATTCAAAATCACCTGCATGAGCTGAGCCAGGCCGACGAAATCCTGGTGCACTGCCGCAGCGGCGCGCGCAGCGCCGATGTGGTGAGGTTCCTGATCCACGACGTCGGCTTTCGCAAGGTGAAGAACGTCAAAGGCGGCATTCTGGCCTGGGCGCGCGAGATTGACCCGCGTATGCCGGTGTATTGA
- the lysA-1 gene encoding diaminopimelate decarboxylase — MDFLPQDLLAAIARQVGTPCYVYDQGRMAQNYARLAEALAPSAEVGRVCYSVKANGNLAVLRLMRNLGAGFDVVSGGELQRALLAGAAPDSIVFAGVGKRDDELVAALDAGVSWINVESAQELRVLSDLATARGVVQRVALRINPGVDPHTHRYLATGKRASKFGLETEEALRLVAHRADYPGIRIEGVHIHIGSMVSDAGPYLDAMQVALAVVAQYRALGATITTLNLGGGFGVAYQPDQAEAPIEAIARNILPSARQADLRLLFEPGRAIVADAGVLLTRVLYTKTNGDTRYVVVDAAMNDLIRPALYGAAHRVSCVKGPTVTDVSGLAHDDLTQCTVVGPVCESGDVLAEGVVLPEPRRGDLLVIHHAGAYGMSMASNYNARPRAAEVLVADGQWKVVRRRESIEDLVAHEVEC; from the coding sequence ATGGATTTTCTCCCTCAAGACCTCCTCGCGGCAATCGCGCGCCAGGTCGGCACGCCCTGCTATGTGTACGACCAGGGGCGCATGGCGCAGAACTACGCGCGCTTGGCCGAAGCGCTTGCGCCCAGCGCAGAAGTGGGGCGCGTGTGCTACTCCGTCAAAGCCAACGGCAACCTAGCGGTGTTGCGGCTGATGCGCAACCTGGGCGCGGGCTTCGATGTGGTGAGCGGCGGCGAATTGCAGCGCGCGCTGCTGGCCGGCGCGGCGCCGGATAGCATTGTGTTCGCCGGCGTGGGCAAGCGTGACGATGAACTGGTCGCCGCGCTGGACGCCGGCGTCAGTTGGATCAACGTCGAGAGCGCCCAGGAGCTGCGCGTCCTAAGCGACTTGGCGACAGCGCGCGGCGTTGTTCAGCGCGTCGCCCTGCGGATCAACCCCGGTGTTGACCCACATACCCATCGCTATCTCGCCACCGGCAAGCGGGCCAGCAAATTTGGCCTCGAGACCGAGGAAGCGCTTCGGCTGGTCGCTCATCGTGCAGATTACCCCGGCATCCGCATCGAGGGCGTCCACATCCATATCGGCTCGATGGTGAGCGACGCTGGGCCGTATTTAGACGCCATGCAGGTTGCGCTCGCCGTCGTTGCACAGTATCGGGCGCTAGGCGCAACGATCACGACGCTGAACCTGGGCGGCGGCTTTGGCGTGGCTTACCAGCCCGATCAAGCCGAGGCGCCTATCGAGGCCATAGCGCGCAACATCTTGCCGTCGGCGCGCCAGGCCGACTTACGCCTGCTATTCGAGCCAGGCCGCGCCATTGTGGCCGACGCCGGCGTGCTGCTCACCCGCGTGCTCTACACGAAGACCAACGGCGATACACGCTACGTCGTGGTGGATGCTGCGATGAACGACTTGATTCGCCCGGCGCTCTATGGCGCGGCGCACCGCGTGTCCTGCGTTAAAGGGCCAACGGTCACCGACGTCAGCGGTTTGGCGCATGACGATCTGACGCAGTGCACCGTTGTGGGGCCGGTGTGTGAGAGCGGCGATGTGTTGGCCGAAGGCGTGGTGCTCCCAGAGCCACGGCGCGGTGACCTGTTGGTGATCCATCACGCCGGCGCATACGGCATGAGCATGGCCAGCAACTACAACGCCCGCCCGCGCGCCGCCGAGGTGCTGGTCGCGGACGGCCAATGGAAGGTCGTTCGTAGGCGAGAAAGCATAGAAGACCTGGTGGCGCACGAAGTAGAATGCTAG